Proteins encoded within one genomic window of Enterococcus haemoperoxidus ATCC BAA-382:
- a CDS encoding coiled-coil domain-containing protein: protein MKKSILPLLMICSLTLTSVALPLVSSADEVDSKIQQKDQAISGLKSQEADAQSQVAAVQNQVASINEKAETLLAEQGKLRKTSSNLEKEISQLTKRIEKREVAIQNQARDVQVNGNSTSYMDALLNAKSVSDAITRVTAMSTIVNANNDLVKQQQEDKKAVETKKTENENKLQELQDNQVELEAQKGDLVKAEADLNVLQTTLAAERATAEDQKAGLVKEKEAAIAEQARIAEQEKAVAANAKKAAEEAKTAKATTPSTTTASSSNTEESTTGSSTENNNSGVVTPPANNSGGGGAVTPTPQPEPQPKPDPIPDPVLPPSTGGSAISVAAAQVGKPYVWGAKGPGSFDCSGLVYYAFMQSTGRNVGGYTVAQESAGTRISVGEAQAGDLYFWGSPGASYHVAIATGGGGYIHAGNESTGVEYSNVGSFTPSFAVRM from the coding sequence TTGAAAAAAAGTATATTACCATTACTAATGATTTGCTCATTAACCCTAACATCTGTAGCTTTACCATTAGTTTCATCAGCAGATGAAGTGGACTCTAAAATTCAACAAAAAGACCAAGCAATTTCAGGATTGAAGTCTCAAGAAGCAGACGCTCAAAGCCAAGTAGCAGCAGTACAAAATCAAGTAGCTTCAATTAACGAAAAAGCAGAAACATTATTAGCTGAACAAGGCAAATTAAGAAAAACATCTTCTAACTTAGAAAAAGAAATTTCACAATTAACAAAACGTATTGAAAAACGTGAAGTGGCCATTCAAAACCAAGCACGTGACGTACAAGTTAACGGTAACAGCACAAGCTACATGGATGCATTATTGAATGCAAAATCAGTTTCTGATGCTATTACTCGCGTTACTGCAATGTCTACAATCGTTAATGCCAACAACGACTTAGTGAAACAACAACAAGAAGATAAAAAAGCAGTTGAAACTAAGAAAACTGAAAATGAAAATAAATTACAAGAACTTCAAGACAACCAAGTTGAACTTGAAGCACAAAAAGGCGATCTTGTTAAAGCGGAAGCTGATTTGAATGTACTACAAACAACATTAGCTGCTGAACGAGCAACTGCTGAAGATCAAAAAGCTGGTTTAGTAAAAGAAAAAGAAGCAGCTATTGCAGAACAAGCACGTATTGCAGAACAAGAAAAAGCAGTAGCAGCTAATGCTAAAAAAGCAGCTGAAGAAGCTAAAACGGCTAAAGCAACAACGCCAAGCACAACGACTGCTTCATCTTCAAATACTGAAGAATCAACAACAGGTAGTTCAACAGAAAATAATAATTCAGGTGTTGTAACACCTCCTGCTAATAATAGCGGAGGCGGCGGAGCAGTTACACCAACTCCACAACCTGAACCACAACCCAAACCAGATCCGATTCCGGATCCAGTTTTACCACCATCAACTGGTGGCTCTGCAATCTCTGTTGCAGCAGCGCAAGTTGGTAAACCATATGTTTGGGGAGCTAAAGGTCCAGGAAGCTTTGACTGTTCAGGTTTAGTCTACTACGCATTCATGCAATCAACTGGCCGTAATGTCGGTGGGTATACAGTTGCACAAGAAAGTGCTGGTACACGTATCTCTGTGGGTGAAGCTCAAGCTGGAGATTTATACTTCTGGGGTAGCCCAGGTGCTTCTTACCACGTAGCAATTGCTACAGGTGGTGGCGGTTATATCCACGCTGGAAATGAAAGTACAGGCGTTGAATACAGCAATGTTGGTTCATTTACACCAAGCTTCGCTGTACGTATGTAA
- the mreC gene encoding rod shape-determining protein MreC: MKKFNPNKNIIITLIVVIIVVTVISFTAAHRANSGKTNLGQSAVNDSVGFVDKVIAFPGKVISSGVSSISTLFNTYDENQRLKERIDGYGELSIQNDNLKKENEALKKELSLNETLGNYEKVTATVVSRSPDMWQDLLIVDRGSNDGIEPNMAVLAQKGLIGRVVEVNATSSKVELLTSKNQNSNHFPVQINSEKGDSYGLLKEYDDKENTLIVSQLVGDMDIKEGDIVQTSGLGQNSPANLPVGVVQKVKPDSYGLDREVYVKPYAEMYNIPVVTIIKRLAGAGE; encoded by the coding sequence GTGAAAAAATTTAATCCAAATAAAAATATAATTATCACGCTGATCGTCGTGATCATTGTGGTTACGGTCATTAGTTTTACCGCAGCTCACAGAGCAAATAGTGGGAAAACAAATCTTGGGCAATCAGCAGTTAACGACAGCGTAGGTTTTGTTGATAAAGTTATTGCGTTTCCAGGTAAAGTAATCAGTAGTGGAGTATCATCAATCAGTACGCTTTTTAACACCTACGATGAAAATCAACGCTTAAAAGAAAGAATTGACGGATATGGTGAACTTTCTATCCAAAACGATAACTTAAAAAAAGAAAATGAAGCATTAAAAAAAGAACTTTCATTGAATGAGACATTAGGGAATTATGAAAAAGTAACGGCAACAGTTGTTTCTCGTTCTCCTGATATGTGGCAAGACTTATTGATCGTTGATCGAGGCTCAAATGATGGGATTGAACCGAATATGGCTGTCTTAGCTCAAAAAGGGCTGATCGGCCGTGTAGTTGAAGTAAATGCGACGTCTTCAAAAGTTGAGTTATTAACATCTAAAAATCAGAATTCAAATCATTTTCCAGTTCAAATCAATTCTGAAAAAGGTGATTCATATGGTCTTTTGAAGGAGTATGATGACAAAGAAAATACATTGATCGTCAGTCAATTGGTAGGAGATATGGATATCAAAGAAGGCGACATTGTTCAAACATCTGGATTAGGACAAAATTCTCCAGCGAATCTGCCAGTCGGTGTGGTTCAAAAAGTTAAACCAGACAGCTATGGCTTAGATCGAGAAGTTTATGTTAAGCCGTACGCTGAAATGTATAATATACCCGTTGTGACGATCATCAAGAGACTAGCTGGAGCGGGGGAGTAA
- the def gene encoding peptide deformylase, with amino-acid sequence MITMKDIIREGNPTLREVAEEVVLPLSDEDIKLGEEMMEFLHNSQDPVKAEELGLRGGVGLAAPQLDISKRIIAVHVPSGDLENPEPTLSAVMYNPKILSHSVQDACLGEGEGCLSVDREVPGYVVRHNKITLSYVDASGVKQKIRLKNYEAIVVQHEIDHLNGVMFYDHINQENPYALKDGVLVIE; translated from the coding sequence ATGATCACCATGAAGGATATTATCCGCGAAGGAAACCCAACACTTAGAGAAGTGGCCGAAGAAGTAGTTCTGCCACTATCTGATGAAGATATCAAATTAGGTGAAGAAATGATGGAGTTCTTACATAATAGTCAAGATCCTGTCAAAGCAGAAGAATTAGGATTACGTGGCGGTGTTGGTTTAGCGGCACCGCAATTAGACATTTCAAAACGAATCATCGCGGTTCATGTACCGAGCGGCGATTTGGAAAACCCAGAACCAACATTAAGTGCAGTAATGTATAATCCTAAAATTTTAAGCCATTCTGTTCAAGATGCTTGTCTTGGCGAAGGCGAAGGGTGTTTATCTGTTGACCGTGAAGTTCCAGGTTATGTGGTACGCCACAACAAAATCACGTTATCTTATGTAGATGCATCTGGCGTTAAACAAAAGATTCGATTGAAAAATTATGAAGCAATCGTCGTTCAGCATGAAATCGATCATTTAAATGGTGTGATGTTTTATGATCATATCAATCAAGAAAACCCATATGCGTTGAAAGATGGCGTTTTGGTCATTGAATAA
- a CDS encoding M3 family oligoendopeptidase — MTYSLVWDLDSIFPGGSHSVQLEQRLTELKEQSQTYHQLIEQWTPENDTDYQELQQILTLQGTISDGFSQCNSFINALASADTKDKKAKILSGDLFSLLPAIQLAETIFTKKLTEISDEHWQTLTALPAFESIAFRLNEIRRDGMQLLSEQEENIINTLSLDGLNAWSSHYDTIVASISIPFTEDGQTISLSAGQAFNRMMSDPSAEVRAQLFKEWENAWSEKAPLLADTLNHLDGFRLSEYKLHGVTDFLEKPLNYNRMQKETLDVMWATIQKNKQPFIDFLTRKAQLFGKEKMDWQDQDAPIILGDLKEKTYSFDEAAEFILENFEKFSPKMATFAKDAFEKSWIEAEDRPDKRPGGYCTELPETKESRIFMTFGNSINEVATLAHELGHAFHSSVMWDLPTLDREYAMNVAETASTFAELIVADATLKEAETPEEKINLLDTKMQNAIAMFMNIHSRFIFENSFYQARQKGLLSEDEITELMLEAQKESYQDSLGTYHPHFWASKLHFFIDDVPFYNFPYTFGYLFSMGIYAYANKQGSDFEDQYIALLRDTASMTSEDLAKKHLDVDLTKPDFWQAGIDQVIKDVNEFMELTEEYIK, encoded by the coding sequence ATGACTTATTCGCTCGTTTGGGATTTAGATAGCATTTTCCCAGGAGGTAGCCACTCGGTACAATTGGAACAACGTTTAACAGAATTGAAAGAGCAAAGCCAAACATATCACCAATTGATTGAACAGTGGACACCAGAAAATGACACTGATTATCAAGAATTGCAACAAATCTTAACTTTACAAGGAACAATTTCTGATGGTTTTTCACAATGCAACAGCTTTATCAACGCATTAGCATCTGCAGATACAAAAGATAAGAAAGCTAAAATTTTGTCTGGTGACCTCTTTTCATTATTACCTGCAATTCAGTTAGCAGAAACTATTTTCACTAAAAAATTGACAGAAATTTCTGATGAGCATTGGCAAACCTTAACAGCTTTACCTGCCTTTGAATCGATTGCGTTTCGTTTAAATGAAATTCGTCGTGACGGTATGCAGCTATTATCCGAGCAGGAAGAGAACATTATCAATACATTATCTTTAGACGGTCTTAACGCTTGGAGTAGCCATTATGATACGATTGTGGCGAGTATTTCGATTCCATTCACAGAGGACGGTCAAACTATTTCACTTTCAGCTGGACAAGCTTTTAATCGGATGATGAGTGATCCTAGCGCAGAGGTTCGTGCCCAACTATTCAAAGAATGGGAAAACGCTTGGAGTGAAAAAGCCCCCTTATTAGCAGACACTTTGAATCATTTAGATGGATTCCGTTTAAGTGAATACAAACTACATGGTGTGACTGATTTCTTAGAAAAACCATTGAACTATAACCGTATGCAAAAAGAAACCCTAGATGTCATGTGGGCAACGATTCAAAAAAATAAACAGCCCTTTATTGACTTTTTGACGCGTAAAGCACAATTATTCGGAAAAGAAAAAATGGACTGGCAAGATCAAGATGCACCAATCATTTTAGGCGATTTAAAAGAAAAAACATATAGCTTTGATGAAGCTGCAGAATTTATTTTAGAAAACTTTGAAAAATTTAGTCCAAAAATGGCGACATTTGCTAAAGATGCTTTTGAAAAAAGTTGGATCGAAGCAGAAGATCGTCCCGATAAACGCCCCGGCGGTTATTGTACTGAACTTCCTGAAACCAAAGAATCTAGAATTTTTATGACATTTGGAAACTCGATCAATGAAGTCGCAACCTTGGCTCATGAATTAGGTCATGCGTTCCATAGCAGCGTGATGTGGGATCTTCCAACTCTTGATCGAGAATATGCAATGAACGTCGCAGAAACAGCCAGCACGTTCGCAGAATTGATTGTTGCTGATGCGACCCTTAAAGAAGCAGAAACGCCTGAGGAGAAAATTAATTTATTAGATACTAAGATGCAAAATGCAATTGCGATGTTTATGAATATCCACTCTCGCTTCATTTTTGAAAATAGTTTTTATCAAGCTCGTCAAAAAGGGTTGCTTAGTGAAGATGAAATAACCGAATTGATGCTTGAAGCGCAAAAAGAAAGTTATCAAGATAGTTTAGGAACTTATCATCCTCATTTTTGGGCAAGCAAATTACATTTCTTTATTGATGATGTTCCATTTTATAATTTCCCTTACACATTTGGCTACTTGTTCAGTATGGGGATTTATGCTTATGCAAATAAACAAGGTAGTGATTTCGAAGATCAATATATTGCCTTACTTCGTGATACTGCATCTATGACTTCAGAAGACTTAGCTAAAAAACATCTCGATGTTGATTTAACAAAACCTGATTTTTGGCAAGCTGGGATCGATCAAGTGATTAAAGATGTGAATGAGTTTATGGAATTGACAGAAGAGTATATTAAATAG
- the pnp gene encoding polyribonucleotide nucleotidyltransferase, with amino-acid sequence MSEKQVFKTTWGGRPLQVEVGQLAKQANGAVLVRYGETVVLSAAVASKDARDFDFFPLTVNYEEKMYAVGKIPGGFIKREGRPSERATLTARLIDRPIRPMFAEGFRNEVQITNTVMSVEQDCTPEMAAMFGSSLALAISDIPFDGPIAGVDVGRVDGEYVLNPTVEQSEKTDIELTVAGTKKAINMVESGAKEVSEEDMLGALLFGFDAIKELVAFQEEIVAAVGKEKMEIKLLQVDADLKKEIFDAYYASMKEAVMTEEKLAREVNIDAIKDQLKEAYAEKFAGHEDETQVAKEVKQIAEDLEKDVVRELITIDKIRPDGRKLDEIRPLASEVGILPRVHGSGLFTRGQTQALSVVTLAPLGEHQIIDGLGVEDSKRFIHHYNFPQFSVGSTGRAGSPGRREIGHGALGERAMAQIIPDEADFPYMIRVVSEVLESNGSSSQASICAGILALMDAGVPIKAPVAGIAMGLVSDGENYTILTDIQGLEDHLGDMDFKVAGTKDGITALQMDIKIQGITEQILTEALTQAKKARMEILAELTSTLAEPRPELSKYAPKIEMIQIAPAKIKDVIGKGGETINGIIDETGVKIDIDQEGNVSIASADADMIKKAIKIIEELTKEVEVGQVYLGKVVRIEKFGAFVNLIKGKDGLVHISQLANERVNNVEDIVKLGDEVLVKVTEIDKQGRVNVSRKALLTEENKEK; translated from the coding sequence ATGTCAGAAAAACAAGTATTCAAAACAACTTGGGGCGGACGTCCATTACAAGTTGAAGTTGGCCAATTAGCCAAACAAGCAAATGGCGCAGTATTAGTTCGTTATGGAGAGACTGTGGTATTAAGTGCCGCTGTTGCTTCAAAAGATGCGAGAGATTTCGATTTCTTCCCATTAACAGTCAACTATGAAGAAAAAATGTACGCTGTAGGTAAAATCCCTGGTGGATTCATCAAACGTGAAGGTCGTCCGAGTGAACGTGCAACATTAACTGCTCGTTTGATTGACCGCCCAATCCGTCCGATGTTTGCTGAAGGCTTCCGTAATGAAGTTCAAATCACAAATACCGTGATGAGTGTTGAACAAGACTGCACACCAGAAATGGCTGCGATGTTTGGTTCATCTCTAGCATTAGCGATTTCAGATATTCCGTTTGATGGACCAATCGCAGGTGTTGATGTAGGTCGTGTAGATGGCGAATACGTGCTAAATCCAACAGTAGAACAATCTGAAAAAACAGATATCGAATTAACCGTTGCAGGAACGAAAAAAGCAATCAACATGGTTGAAAGTGGTGCCAAAGAAGTATCAGAAGAAGATATGCTAGGCGCGTTACTTTTCGGTTTTGATGCAATCAAAGAACTAGTTGCTTTCCAAGAAGAAATCGTTGCCGCTGTTGGTAAAGAAAAAATGGAAATCAAATTATTACAAGTTGATGCTGACTTGAAAAAAGAAATCTTCGATGCTTACTATGCTTCAATGAAAGAAGCGGTTATGACAGAAGAAAAACTAGCTCGTGAAGTTAATATCGATGCAATAAAAGACCAATTAAAAGAAGCGTATGCTGAAAAATTTGCAGGTCATGAAGATGAAACGCAAGTAGCCAAAGAAGTAAAACAAATTGCTGAAGATCTTGAAAAAGATGTGGTTCGTGAATTGATCACGATCGATAAAATCCGTCCTGATGGCCGTAAACTAGACGAAATTCGTCCGTTAGCTTCAGAAGTCGGCATTTTACCACGCGTTCATGGTTCTGGATTGTTTACTCGTGGACAAACACAAGCATTGTCTGTTGTGACATTAGCACCGCTTGGCGAACACCAAATCATTGATGGATTAGGTGTAGAAGACAGCAAACGTTTCATTCATCATTATAACTTCCCGCAATTCTCTGTTGGTTCAACAGGCCGTGCCGGGTCACCTGGTCGTCGTGAAATCGGTCATGGTGCTTTAGGGGAACGTGCGATGGCGCAAATTATTCCTGATGAAGCTGATTTTCCATACATGATCCGTGTGGTATCAGAAGTTTTAGAATCAAATGGTTCTTCATCACAAGCAAGTATCTGTGCCGGAATCTTAGCATTGATGGATGCTGGTGTACCAATTAAAGCACCAGTTGCCGGAATTGCAATGGGACTTGTCAGTGATGGGGAAAACTATACAATTTTAACAGATATCCAAGGACTAGAAGATCACCTAGGCGACATGGACTTTAAAGTTGCTGGAACAAAAGATGGAATTACAGCACTACAAATGGACATCAAAATCCAAGGGATCACTGAACAAATCTTGACAGAAGCCTTAACTCAAGCGAAAAAAGCACGTATGGAAATTCTTGCTGAGTTGACATCAACATTAGCTGAACCTCGTCCAGAATTAAGCAAATACGCACCGAAAATCGAAATGATCCAAATCGCTCCTGCCAAAATCAAAGATGTGATTGGCAAAGGTGGAGAAACAATCAATGGAATCATTGATGAAACTGGCGTGAAAATCGATATCGATCAAGAAGGTAATGTAAGTATTGCTTCTGCTGATGCTGATATGATCAAAAAAGCGATCAAGATCATTGAAGAGTTGACAAAAGAAGTGGAAGTTGGACAAGTTTACCTTGGTAAAGTCGTTCGTATCGAAAAATTCGGCGCATTTGTTAACTTGATCAAAGGAAAAGACGGGCTTGTTCATATTTCTCAATTAGCGAACGAACGTGTAAACAACGTTGAAGATATTGTGAAACTTGGGGATGAAGTTCTTGTAAAAGTTACTGAAATCGACAAACAAGGTCGTGTAAATGTTTCACGCAAAGCGTTGTTGACTGAAGAAAATAAAGAAAAATAA
- a CDS encoding Cof-type HAD-IIB family hydrolase, whose product MRRKLFAFDIDGTLLGTDRQPLESTREALKSLRQQGHLVTIATGRSRFMAQDIILDLDFSNYVLCNGAAAFLDHEQYYQNLLDQDELHRFASEVEKREIGLAYVGLDDVKKNNHHRRAQMVEAMGSIDFEAPEYDVNFQKENDVYQALAFYDDSADGMFDREFSKFRFIRWHSESVDIVPNNGSKAATLLNLADRVGIAREDIITFGDGENDREMLREAGIGVAMGNALPHIQKEAKIVTDTNDNDGIWKALKELKAI is encoded by the coding sequence ATGAGAAGAAAACTTTTTGCATTTGATATCGATGGAACACTACTGGGAACAGACAGACAACCGTTGGAAAGCACAAGAGAAGCATTAAAGAGTTTAAGACAACAAGGACATCTCGTAACAATTGCAACAGGTCGCAGCCGATTTATGGCGCAAGATATTATTTTAGATTTAGATTTTTCCAATTATGTACTTTGTAATGGAGCAGCAGCATTTTTAGATCATGAGCAGTATTATCAAAATTTATTGGATCAAGATGAATTGCATCGTTTTGCTTCAGAGGTCGAGAAAAGAGAGATTGGACTAGCTTATGTTGGACTAGATGATGTTAAGAAAAACAATCATCATCGTCGTGCGCAAATGGTTGAAGCGATGGGGTCAATCGATTTTGAAGCACCGGAATACGATGTGAATTTCCAAAAAGAAAATGATGTGTATCAAGCATTGGCTTTTTACGACGATTCAGCAGATGGTATGTTTGACCGTGAATTTTCTAAATTCCGTTTTATTCGTTGGCATTCTGAAAGCGTAGATATCGTACCAAATAATGGTTCTAAAGCAGCGACTTTACTGAATTTAGCAGATCGTGTTGGAATTGCTCGTGAAGATATCATCACATTCGGCGATGGAGAAAACGATCGTGAAATGTTGCGTGAGGCTGGTATTGGAGTGGCGATGGGCAATGCTTTGCCGCATATCCAAAAAGAAGCAAAAATTGTGACGGATACGAATGATAATGATGGTATTTGGAAAGCATTGAAAGAACTAAAGGCAATTTAA
- a CDS encoding coiled-coil domain-containing protein: MKKSILSALMVCSITLTSAALPMAAVADDYDTKIEKQDEIINGLKTKESEALSKLSAIESDMLTTATKIDELTAKKKTLKEEITKLYGEISDLNVRIQKREVQMRNQARDVQVSGTSTSYLDVIINSESISDAISRVQGITTLVNANNDLLERQTSDKEDVEKKTKTVESQISVLETSTKELNEKQASLNTLKIEQEIAKNELEAQRSTEENKKSEYVDQKAAAQKKLEEEQAKQAKQAEAQRKAEAEAAKKLAEAQAANPGLAKMNVVEENGTTNEAPATLVSEKPNGSTAGGGSSIGTGGVSAAKKKAAQIALNAVGQTNPTGWGQSGECIVAVQNWLNAAGIRFSPGGPHSGYTQSGAVQVSWSDVQVGDVVQYENALSPDAWLDGVHTVLVVGVNGSSVQIVESNNPAGSGYVSTTTGWTPSPYAANFRAVVWRFPG, translated from the coding sequence GTGAAAAAAAGTATATTATCAGCGTTGATGGTTTGTTCGATCACGCTTACTTCAGCTGCCTTGCCTATGGCTGCAGTTGCAGATGACTATGATACCAAGATTGAAAAGCAAGATGAAATCATCAATGGACTAAAAACAAAAGAATCAGAGGCTTTGTCTAAATTATCAGCAATTGAATCAGATATGTTGACGACAGCTACTAAAATTGATGAATTGACAGCTAAGAAAAAAACACTTAAAGAAGAAATCACAAAGTTATATGGTGAGATTTCTGATTTGAATGTTCGTATTCAAAAAAGAGAAGTTCAAATGCGCAATCAAGCTCGTGATGTTCAAGTAAGTGGAACAAGCACTAGTTATTTAGATGTAATCATCAATTCCGAGTCTATCTCTGATGCAATCAGTCGTGTTCAAGGAATCACAACGCTGGTTAATGCAAATAATGATTTATTAGAACGACAAACGTCTGATAAAGAAGACGTAGAAAAAAAGACAAAGACAGTAGAATCACAAATTTCTGTTTTAGAAACTTCTACAAAAGAACTAAATGAAAAACAAGCATCTTTAAATACTTTAAAAATTGAGCAAGAAATTGCTAAAAATGAGTTAGAAGCACAACGCTCAACAGAAGAAAACAAGAAATCTGAGTATGTTGATCAAAAGGCTGCAGCTCAAAAGAAATTAGAAGAAGAACAAGCAAAACAAGCGAAACAAGCCGAAGCACAAAGAAAAGCTGAAGCTGAAGCAGCTAAAAAACTTGCTGAAGCACAGGCTGCAAATCCTGGGCTTGCAAAAATGAATGTTGTAGAAGAAAATGGTACAACGAATGAAGCTCCAGCTACACTAGTATCAGAAAAACCAAATGGCAGTACTGCTGGCGGTGGTAGTAGTATTGGTACTGGCGGCGTGTCAGCAGCAAAGAAAAAAGCAGCGCAAATTGCTTTGAATGCTGTAGGCCAAACAAATCCAACCGGATGGGGTCAAAGCGGTGAGTGTATTGTAGCTGTACAAAATTGGCTGAATGCAGCAGGCATTAGATTCTCACCAGGTGGTCCTCATAGTGGATATACTCAATCAGGAGCAGTTCAAGTGTCTTGGTCTGATGTTCAAGTTGGAGACGTTGTTCAATACGAAAACGCTCTTAGCCCTGATGCTTGGTTGGACGGCGTTCACACGGTCCTAGTCGTTGGTGTCAACGGCAGTTCAGTTCAGATCGTTGAATCAAATAATCCAGCAGGTTCCGGGTATGTGTCAACAACCACTGGTTGGACACCAAGCCCATATGCAGCAAACTTTAGAGCCGTTGTATGGCGCTTTCCAGGATAA
- a CDS encoding VanZ family protein yields the protein MKKQLKNSNFYIFLAFLIMAVLFYSSSQTYELQSQVGLLDKLLSNHPFKEQLKGISFSYAGSEVSIQARGYAKFVEFFIRKGAHFGTYFLLGGSWFIGLNMRIKQPLLIGVVAWLTATGYAGLDEYHQMLTGGRTPLFQDVMLDSIGALTAVVLCLLVIGIKKLKKK from the coding sequence TTGAAAAAACAGTTGAAAAATAGTAATTTCTATATATTTCTGGCCTTTTTAATTATGGCAGTTTTATTTTATAGTTCTTCTCAAACATACGAACTACAATCTCAAGTTGGATTGTTGGACAAGTTATTGAGTAATCATCCATTTAAGGAACAATTGAAAGGCATCTCATTTAGCTATGCTGGAAGTGAAGTAAGCATTCAAGCACGAGGTTATGCAAAATTTGTGGAGTTCTTTATTCGCAAAGGTGCTCATTTTGGGACATACTTTTTATTAGGTGGTAGCTGGTTTATTGGATTAAATATGAGAATCAAACAACCGCTTTTAATTGGTGTTGTTGCGTGGCTTACAGCAACAGGTTATGCTGGTTTGGATGAATACCATCAAATGCTGACAGGTGGTCGGACACCACTATTTCAGGATGTGATGCTGGATTCTATCGGCGCACTTACGGCAGTGGTTCTTTGTTTACTTGTGATTGGTATCAAAAAATTGAAGAAAAAATAA
- the mreD gene encoding rod shape-determining protein MreD yields MQVIRKENVRYYAPIVFFLLMLIDGQLTQAARNVTDNVYFPNAHFMLLAFLMAVPNLSKRYLLITALVLGMICDSYYIGIIGIYTVALAATVMMMYRFQRVVHTNLLTAFFGMIIFVTTYELIAMGLQIIFHLSNVAPLLFITKVLGPTLLFNMLIFVIFSYPMKRLFANE; encoded by the coding sequence ATGCAAGTAATTCGAAAAGAAAATGTTAGATACTATGCGCCGATAGTTTTCTTTTTACTGATGCTGATCGACGGTCAATTAACTCAAGCTGCACGGAATGTAACAGATAACGTCTATTTTCCAAATGCTCACTTTATGTTGTTGGCATTTTTGATGGCAGTCCCTAATCTGTCTAAACGCTATTTGTTAATCACAGCTCTGGTTTTAGGAATGATTTGCGATAGTTATTATATCGGTATCATTGGGATCTATACGGTTGCTTTAGCAGCGACTGTTATGATGATGTATCGGTTTCAACGAGTGGTTCATACGAATCTTTTAACGGCTTTTTTTGGGATGATTATTTTTGTGACTACGTATGAACTGATTGCGATGGGGCTACAAATTATTTTTCATCTATCAAACGTGGCGCCGCTATTATTTATCACAAAAGTTTTAGGACCAACACTACTTTTTAATATGTTGATATTTGTTATTTTTTCTTATCCAATGAAAAGACTATTCGCTAATGAATAG
- the rpsO gene encoding 30S ribosomal protein S15: MAMSKEKKNEIISEYARHEGDTGSPEVQIAVLTADINHLNEHARVHKKDHHSYRGLMKKIGHRRNLLAYLRKTDIQRYRELIQRLGLRR; the protein is encoded by the coding sequence ATGGCAATGTCAAAAGAAAAGAAAAACGAAATCATTAGCGAATACGCTCGTCATGAAGGAGATACTGGTTCACCAGAAGTACAGATCGCTGTATTAACTGCTGATATCAATCACTTGAATGAACACGCTCGCGTTCACAAAAAAGATCACCATTCTTACCGTGGACTAATGAAAAAAATTGGACATCGTCGTAACTTGTTAGCTTACTTACGTAAAACTGACATCCAACGTTACCGCGAATTGATCCAACGTTTAGGATTACGTCGTTAA
- a CDS encoding YxeA family protein, whose product MKQFCKSVLAIIVIMGICVMGLRIYTYNNTSTAAAMIDHFNPLVKTATLYTKTTEKYEYKYPDAVTKIENFAYIQNCYTNNGQKRKLEYISFGKKLTPDKFLKLTVKGQKVLDWEEIDKRDLSKEILPLL is encoded by the coding sequence ATGAAACAGTTCTGCAAATCAGTATTGGCGATAATCGTCATCATGGGAATCTGTGTGATGGGGCTGAGAATTTATACGTACAATAATACCTCGACTGCTGCAGCTATGATCGATCACTTTAATCCGTTGGTCAAGACCGCAACTCTTTATACTAAGACAACAGAAAAATATGAGTACAAATATCCTGATGCAGTCACAAAAATAGAAAATTTTGCATATATTCAAAATTGTTACACTAATAATGGACAAAAGCGGAAACTAGAATATATTTCGTTTGGGAAAAAGTTAACCCCAGACAAATTCCTTAAACTCACTGTTAAAGGTCAGAAAGTTTTGGATTGGGAAGAAATAGATAAACGAGATTTGTCGAAAGAAATA